The Acidimicrobiales bacterium sequence AGCCGCTCGGGGACTTCACGGCCGAGGACGCCGCCGCCGCGCTCGGCGCGCTCGGCGCCGCGGATCCCACGCCCAACGCCACCCTCGCCGCGATCGTCGGCGGCCACGCCGATCCCGGATGGTCGGCTCGCGAGAGCCTGCCGTTCTCGTCGGCTCGCAAGTGGGCCGGGGCCGAGTTCGCCGAGCAGGGTGTCTACTACCTCGGCGCACCGGACATCCTCTTCGACGACGACGACATCGACGCCCGGGCCCGCGCCGACGCGGCTTCGGCCGCCGGCACCCGGGTGCTGCTCGTCACCCGCGCCGACGGCTCGTGGCTCGGCGAGGAGCTGCCGGAGCAGCGCCATCCGGTCGCCCTCGTGCATCTGGAGGACACCGTGCGGGAGGACGCGCCCGAGATCCTGGCCTTCTTCCGCGACCAGGGCGTCGACCTGAAAGTGATCTCCGGCGACAACGCAGCCACCGTCGCCGCTGTCGCCCAGCGGGCCGGCATCCACGGCGCCGACCGCTTCGTCGATGCTCGCTCCCTGCCCGCCGACGGCGAGGGACTCGGCGACGCGCTGGAGTCGACCACCGTGTTCGGCCGGGTGACGCCCCACCAGAAGCGGGCGATGGTCCACGCTCTCCAGGCCCGCGGCCGCACCGTCGCGATGACGGGGGACGGCGTGAACGACGTCCTCGCGTTGAAGGACGCCGACATGGGCATCGCGATGGGCGCGGGCTCCTCGTCCACCCGCGCCGTCGCCCAGCTCGTGCTGCTCGACAACAAGTTCGCCACGCTGCCGCGGGTGCTCGCCGAGGGTCGGCGGGTCATCAACAACATCGAGCGGGTCGCCAACCTCTTCATCACGAAGGCCGCCTATGCGGTACTGCTCACCGCGCTGGTGGGCATCGCCGGTTCCCCGTTCCCGTTCCTGCCGCGCCAGCTCACCCTCATCGGCACGTTCTCGATCGGCGTCCCCGGCTTCTTCCTGGCCCTCGCCCCCAACCACTCCCTCGTGCGACCCGGGTTCCTCACCCGCGTGCTGCGGTTCTCGATCCCCGCGGGGATCGTCGCGGGCGGCGTCACCTACGGGCTCTACGAGATCGTGCGGCGACGCGAGGGGGTCGACCTCGCCGAGGCCCGGACTGCGGCCACCGCCACGCTGCTGCTGCTCGGCCTCGTGATCCTCGTGATGATCAGCCGGCCGCTGAAGCCGTGGAAGCTCGGGCTCGCGGCAGCCATGGCTGCGTGCTACATGCTGGTGATGATCTGGCCCTTCGCCCGCGACTACTTCGAGCTCGACCTCCCCGAGGCGGGGGCGCTCGGACTCGTGGCCGCCGCCGGCGTCATCGGTGGCGCCGGCATCGTGGCCACCACGCGGTTGTTCTCCCCCGACTGACGCGGCGTAGGGTCAGCGATCATGACCGCCCGACTCGCCGGCCGCCGCGCCATCGTGACCGGGGCGAGCCGGGGCATCGGCGCCGGTATCGCCGAACGGCTCGCGGCCGAGGGCGCGGCGCTGACGCTCGTCGCCCGAACCCTGGACCGGCATCCCACGCTGCCCGGTTCGCTGAACGAGACGGCCGAGCGCTGCCGCGCCCTCGGCGCGGCCGTCACGACGATCGTCGCCGACCTCAGCGACGAGGACGCCCGCGCCCGCGTGATCCCCGATGCCGCCGACGCGATGGGGGGACCCGTCGACGTGCTCGTGAACAACGCGGCGGCCGCGATCTACCAGCCGCTCCACACCTACCCGCTGAAGCGGCGCCGCCTCATGGTGGAGATGAACGTCCACGCCCCGCTCGACCTCGCCCAGGCCGCCCTGCCGGCGATGGCCGAAGCCGGCGAGGGGTGGATCGTCAACCTCTCGAGCGGCTCGGTCGCCCCTCCTCCCGGCCCGCCCTACGACCTGGGCGGCGTGCGGGGCACGTTCGGCTTCTACGCCGCGACCAAGGCGATGCTCAACCGGCTCACGCAGGCGATGGCCGCCGAATGGCACGACCGCGGCGTGCGGGTGAACACGGTCGAGCCGCGCGCGGCCGTGCTGTCCGCGGGGGCCGACGAGCTCGTCGGCCACCAGCTCGCCGAGGACCAGATCGAGTCGATGGAGGCCATGTGCGAGGCCGTGCTGTGGCTGTGCGACTGCCGGGCCGACCACACCGGCCAGGTCGAGGTCAGCCTCGACCTGCTGACCCGTGAATCCGTGACGCCGATGAACCTCCAGGGCACGGCACCGCACCCCGGAGGCTTCCGTCGATGACCGACGTCTCCGGCCTCGACGCCGAGTTCGAGGACCTGCGGGTCGAGGTCGACGGTCAGGTCGCGATCCTCACGCTCGACCGGCCCGACTCGATGAACGCGTTCTCCGGTGCGATGGGGCGAAGCCTGACCGCGGCCCTACGCGCCGCCGACCGCGACGACGCGATCCGCGTCGTCGTGATCACGGGCGCGGGACGGGCCTTCTGTGCCGGCGCGGACTTCTCCGGCGGGTCCGCCGTGTTCGGGGCACCGACGAAGGAGACGTTCTCGTCGGATCCGCTCGACGACTTCCACCCCTGGGACGTGCGCAAGCCGGTGATCGCCGCCGTCAACGGCCACGCGGTCGGACTCGGGATGACGATGACCCTCCAGTGCGACATCCGCATCGTCGCGGCCGAAGCGAAGCTGGGGATCGTCCAGGTCCGGCGGGGCATCCTGCCCGACCTCCACTCCCACTGGACCCTCCCCCGGCTCGTGGGGCACGCCCGCGCCGCCGAGATCCTGCTCACCGGACGGATGTTCCGCGGCACGGACGCGGGCGACTGGGGAATCGCCACCGAAGTGCTCCCCGCCGAGGACGTGCTGCCCCGCGCGCTCGAGCTCGCCCACGAGCTCGCGACCCACACCGCACCGATCTCGGTCGCCGCCTCGAAGCGGCTGCTCTGGATGTCGAGCCCCGGGCCCGAACGGATCAACGAACTGGAGCGCGACATCCATCTGCACCTGATGGGCACGTCCGACTCCCGCGAGGGTGTGACGGCCTTCATGGAGAAGCGCGATCCCGAGTGGTCCCTGACGCTGAGCGAGGATTGGCCCGAATGGCTCGACGAACTGCCCTGATCGTCGGCGCGGGCGACCCCGCGACGTCGGTGGCCGCCGGCCTCACCGCGCTCGACTGGACCGTCCATCACCTCGACGACGACTCGCTCCCGTGGACGGACGCGACGGTTGCCGGCGAGGTCGGCGACGACCCGCTCGACCTGGTCGTCCACGCGCGCTATCCGGCCGCGAGCCGTCGCCGGGCCGAGCTCACCACCCTGTCCGCCGAGGACTGGCACGCCGCGGCCGACGAGCCGCTCGAAGCCGCCATCCGTCTCGCCCGCGGCGCCCACGGCCCGCTGGCCGCCGCGTCGGGCACGCTCGTTTTCCTGGTGCCGCTGATGGCGTCGGCCGGCGGGGAGGGATTCGCCCCGTTCGCCACCGCGGCGGAGGGCGCCCGGTTGTTGGCGAAGTCGCTCGCCAAGACGTGGGGCGACGACCGCATCCGGGTTCATGCCCTCACCCTCGACCCGGCCGCGTTCCTCGATCCGGCCGACGCGGCCGGCATGGCCGAGGCCAATGCGCTGCACGATCCACCCCTGGGGCGCGTGCCCGATCTGCACGACGACGTCGCACCCGTCATCGACGTCCTCACCCGGGGCGAGACGGCGGCCCTGACCGGCGCCTCGCTCGTGGTCGACGGCGGACTCTGGATGCCCGGATGAGCGAGACCCCCACACCCCGCACCGCCGACCTCGGCGGACTCCTCACCGGCCGCGTCGCGATCGTGACCGGGGCCGGCCAGGGGGTCGGCCAGGGCATCGCCGAAGCGCTCGCCGCCGCCGGCGCCGCGGTCGTCATCGCCGCTCGACGCACGGAGACGGGCGAGCCCGTGGCCGCCGGCATCCGCGACCGCGGCGGCGACGCAATCTGTGTGCGCTGCGACGTGGGCGTCGGGGCCGACGTCGAGGACGCAGTCGCCGCCACCGTCGAGCGCTACGGCCGGCTCGACATCATGGTCCACAACGCCGTGTCGCCCCCCGGCCCACCCCGCCCGCTCGAGGAGATCGACGACGACACGATCGCGGCCCAGATCGCGACGACGACCACCGCGAGCTTCCATTGCGCCCGCGCCGCGTTCCCCCACCTCGCCGTCGACGACGGCACCCTGATCCTGCTGACCAGCCCGGCCGGCATCGAGGGCAGCGGCCATCTTCCGCTCTACGGCTGCGTGAAGGGCGCCCAGCGGGGGCTGCTCAAGAGCCTGGCTCGCGAGTGGGGCCCGTCCGGCGTGCGGGTCAACGCGATCGCGCCGGTGGCGTGGACCCCCGCGATGGACGTCGCGACCGCGGCGAACCCCACCCTCGAAGCGCGCCTCCGGGGCCGAACCCCCTTGCAGCGCATCGGTGAGCCCGCGGCCGACATCGGGCCGGTCGCCGTGTTCCTGGCGTCGCCGATGGCCCGACACATGACCGGTCAGACACTGGCCGTCGACGGCGGCCGCTACCTCGGGCTGTGAGCGAGACCGTCCACCTCCTCGTGAGTCCCGACGCCGGCCGGGGGCGGGCGGGTGGCGCTCGCGAGACGGTCCTGCGCGAGCTGGCGGCGGCCGACGTCGAGGTGATCGACATCACCGGCGCGGACGCCGACGGCAGCCGCGCCGCGGCAGCCGACGTGGTGGCCGCGGGCGCGACCCGGGTCGTGGTGGTCGGCGGCGACGGCCTCGTGCATCTCGCCGTGCAGGCGGTTGCGACCAGCGACACCGCCCTGGGCGTGGTCCCGGTCGGCACGGGCAACGACTTCGCCCGCGGCGTCGACGGGGTCGGCGACGACGACCTCCGCGCCTCGGTCCGGGCCGCGCTCGGGCCGCCCGGGCCGATCGACGCCATCCGGACCGATCACGGGTGGGTCGCCTCCGTCGCCACCGCCGGCTTCTCCGGCGACGTCAACGGCCGCGCGAACCGGCTGCGGTTCCCACGGGGGCCGTCGCGCTACACCGTGGCCACGGTCGCCGAACTCCCCGGGCTGCGCACCCACGAGATCACGGTCACGGTCGACGGCGAGACGTTCACCACGCCGGCGGCGCTGCTCGCGGTCGCCAACACCGGCTGGTTCGGCGGCGGTATGCACATCTGCCCGGACGCGGACCCTGCGGACGGCCTGCTCGAGATGACCGTCGTCGCCGACGTCGGGCGGCTCGAGCTCCTGCGGTTCTTCCGCCTCGTGTTCAGCGGCCGCCACCTGGAACACCCGAAGGTCCACACGCACCGGGGCCGAGAGATCCGCGTCGACGCCGGGGATCTCGCGTTCTGGGGCGACGGCGAACCGCTCGGACGGGCGCCGACGACCATGACCGCCGAGCCCGGCGCCCTGCTCCTCGCGGGCGCCGTCGGACAGCCGCGCGACGACTGACGCGGGTCAGCCCGGCCACTCGGCCCGGCTGAGCCCCTCCGACTCGTTCATCCACACCACGGCGGTCGCCGCGCCGAGGAGCTGGCGACGCTCGTTCAGACCGAGCCCGCCGAAACGGGCGGCCGCCGCCCGCACCCGGTCCTGATCGATCACATCGAACGCGGGCGAGTACGGATTCTCGTCGAGGATCTCCGTCACCGCGCTGCCCCAGTCGTCGCCCCGATGGCTGAAGAGCTCACCACCGACGGGCGCGCCGACCGGCGGTGTCGCTTCGACACGAGGCACCGGCCGGACGTTCCAGTGGCCCTTGGTGAGCGGGTGGTCGAGCAGGTCGTGCGACACGGCGCTGATGATCGGCACGTGGATCGGCTCGGTCGAGCGGAACGCCCGGCCCCTCGACCACGCGTAGCGGACGCCGGTGTGGGGGATCGCGGCATAGACCCGGGGCGGGCCGGCGAGGGGACGGGGCGAGATCCATCGATTGCGGTTGCACGCCTCGTACAACTCGTGGAGTTCGGACACGTCATCGGTGAAGTCGAGACCGGCGACGAAACGCTCGCGATCCTCCTCTTCGAACTGGCGGGCCAGGTCGGGCACGACGAAGTCGCCCCGCCCGAACGGGTTCCAGGCGAACCGAGCCAGAGCCTCGTCCAGATCGCCCGGATCGTCGTCGGCGATCGGGGCGCCTCGCATGATCTCGCCGGCGTGCGACGCGATCGCGAGGCGGCGGTCAGGGCTCGCATGGCTCGTGTCGAACGCGCTGCTCAGACCATCGGTGCGCTCGGCCTGGGCCCGGATCCGATCGACCAGACCGAGCGAGCGCGGTTCGAGCGGCGGCAGCGTCGCCGCCAGGTCGAAGCGCCCGACGATTCCCGCGGCGATGCGGGTGTCGGCGTTCTCGACGAGCCCACGGGTGATGACGTTGACGTCCGCAAGGAGACCCGCACCCATCGTCACGGCGAGGAGCAGGCGGGTGTCCTTGCCGCCGGTCAGGTCGAGGACCGGCGGTTCCGGAGCCGAATCGATGGCGAATCGGACGGCGGCGACCATCTCCTCGGTGGTTTCCCGCAACGTGGGTTCACGCCCCGGCACCGCGGCGAGGTAGTGCCGCTCCGGTGCTTCGACCCGCGCCCCGTCGGGCGGGAAGTGCACGGTGTGGCCCTGCGGGAGGAAGGCGACGTCGCAGAACCCCGTACGGGTGCCGATCGGGATGCCGGCCCACGCCACGAACGCAGCCAGCTCGGGATCACGACGCTCGGGTGTGCCGCGGTGAGCGGCCAGCACCTCGGCGACGGCGCGGCTGCGGTTGCCGACGACGGTGAGCGAGCCGGCCGACGCGATGTACAACGCCTCGAACGCGAACGGGTCGGCGATCGCGAACCCGTCGGCGGCGCCGAGCGACGCGATCGTGTAGTGGCCGGCAAGCTCCGTCGCCGCGTCGGTACCCGTGATCGTGGTGGCGATCTCGTCCACGACGACGCGACCCGAGGCCCAGCGACCGAGCCGGGGTCGCGGTCGGCCGG is a genomic window containing:
- a CDS encoding SDR family NAD(P)-dependent oxidoreductase, producing MTARLAGRRAIVTGASRGIGAGIAERLAAEGAALTLVARTLDRHPTLPGSLNETAERCRALGAAVTTIVADLSDEDARARVIPDAADAMGGPVDVLVNNAAAAIYQPLHTYPLKRRRLMVEMNVHAPLDLAQAALPAMAEAGEGWIVNLSSGSVAPPPGPPYDLGGVRGTFGFYAATKAMLNRLTQAMAAEWHDRGVRVNTVEPRAAVLSAGADELVGHQLAEDQIESMEAMCEAVLWLCDCRADHTGQVEVSLDLLTRESVTPMNLQGTAPHPGGFRR
- a CDS encoding SDR family oxidoreductase — translated: MSETPTPRTADLGGLLTGRVAIVTGAGQGVGQGIAEALAAAGAAVVIAARRTETGEPVAAGIRDRGGDAICVRCDVGVGADVEDAVAATVERYGRLDIMVHNAVSPPGPPRPLEEIDDDTIAAQIATTTTASFHCARAAFPHLAVDDGTLILLTSPAGIEGSGHLPLYGCVKGAQRGLLKSLAREWGPSGVRVNAIAPVAWTPAMDVATAANPTLEARLRGRTPLQRIGEPAADIGPVAVFLASPMARHMTGQTLAVDGGRYLGL
- a CDS encoding SDR family oxidoreductase, with translation MARRTALIVGAGDPATSVAAGLTALDWTVHHLDDDSLPWTDATVAGEVGDDPLDLVVHARYPAASRRRAELTTLSAEDWHAAADEPLEAAIRLARGAHGPLAAASGTLVFLVPLMASAGGEGFAPFATAAEGARLLAKSLAKTWGDDRIRVHALTLDPAAFLDPADAAGMAEANALHDPPLGRVPDLHDDVAPVIDVLTRGETAALTGASLVVDGGLWMPG
- a CDS encoding HAD-IC family P-type ATPase; the protein is MTDALTGLTTAEVDERVAAGRVNNVPDAPVRTFPEIVRANVLTPVNGIIGTLFVLILVAGFPADALFAGVVVSNSVIGIAQEVQARRTLNALAVLSAPRARVRRNGDAEEIGVSGVVEDDLLELEPGDQIVVDGVIAAAHGLEVDESLLTGEADPVDKAIGDEVLSGSFVSAGSGAYRATSVGADSYAAKLADEARRFELAGSELRRGVNTILRWLQIIIPPAAALLLLRQLDTEDRWQEALQATVAAAVAMVPDGLVLLTSLSFITGVIALARRKALAKELASVELLARVDTLCLDKTGTITTGEISLGRVEPLGDFTAEDAAAALGALGAADPTPNATLAAIVGGHADPGWSARESLPFSSARKWAGAEFAEQGVYYLGAPDILFDDDDIDARARADAASAAGTRVLLVTRADGSWLGEELPEQRHPVALVHLEDTVREDAPEILAFFRDQGVDLKVISGDNAATVAAVAQRAGIHGADRFVDARSLPADGEGLGDALESTTVFGRVTPHQKRAMVHALQARGRTVAMTGDGVNDVLALKDADMGIAMGAGSSSTRAVAQLVLLDNKFATLPRVLAEGRRVINNIERVANLFITKAAYAVLLTALVGIAGSPFPFLPRQLTLIGTFSIGVPGFFLALAPNHSLVRPGFLTRVLRFSIPAGIVAGGVTYGLYEIVRRREGVDLAEARTAATATLLLLGLVILVMISRPLKPWKLGLAAAMAACYMLVMIWPFARDYFELDLPEAGALGLVAAAGVIGGAGIVATTRLFSPD
- a CDS encoding enoyl-CoA hydratase-related protein, which encodes MTDVSGLDAEFEDLRVEVDGQVAILTLDRPDSMNAFSGAMGRSLTAALRAADRDDAIRVVVITGAGRAFCAGADFSGGSAVFGAPTKETFSSDPLDDFHPWDVRKPVIAAVNGHAVGLGMTMTLQCDIRIVAAEAKLGIVQVRRGILPDLHSHWTLPRLVGHARAAEILLTGRMFRGTDAGDWGIATEVLPAEDVLPRALELAHELATHTAPISVAASKRLLWMSSPGPERINELERDIHLHLMGTSDSREGVTAFMEKRDPEWSLTLSEDWPEWLDELP
- a CDS encoding diacylglycerol kinase family protein → MSETVHLLVSPDAGRGRAGGARETVLRELAAADVEVIDITGADADGSRAAAADVVAAGATRVVVVGGDGLVHLAVQAVATSDTALGVVPVGTGNDFARGVDGVGDDDLRASVRAALGPPGPIDAIRTDHGWVASVATAGFSGDVNGRANRLRFPRGPSRYTVATVAELPGLRTHEITVTVDGETFTTPAALLAVANTGWFGGGMHICPDADPADGLLEMTVVADVGRLELLRFFRLVFSGRHLEHPKVHTHRGREIRVDAGDLAFWGDGEPLGRAPTTMTAEPGALLLAGAVGQPRDD